The following coding sequences are from one Gemmatimonadota bacterium window:
- a CDS encoding RNA polymerase sigma factor — MTLSTPLAGTPALDIEVSLARAAAGGDEGAFERLYRRHVARIHTLVRRMAGDDLADDLTQDVFIRAWQKLPTFRAESAFSTWLHRLAVNVVLSRHRSGQSERKWIQDDELALGQAAGHTPHPAVAMDLESAIRRLPDGSRQVFILHDVEGWTHEEIADRLGLVVGTSKSQLSRARAALRRMLDGH, encoded by the coding sequence ATGACGCTCTCGACCCCCCTGGCTGGTACGCCGGCCCTCGACATCGAAGTCTCCCTCGCCAGGGCGGCGGCGGGGGGCGACGAGGGGGCGTTCGAGCGGCTGTACCGGCGGCATGTGGCGCGAATCCACACCCTGGTGCGGCGGATGGCTGGCGACGACCTGGCCGATGACCTGACCCAGGACGTCTTCATCCGGGCGTGGCAGAAGCTGCCGACCTTTCGGGCCGAGAGTGCCTTCTCGACCTGGTTGCACCGGCTGGCCGTGAACGTGGTGCTCTCCAGGCATCGGAGCGGGCAGAGCGAGCGGAAGTGGATCCAGGACGACGAGCTCGCCCTCGGGCAGGCCGCTGGGCACACTCCGCACCCGGCCGTGGCGATGGATCTCGAGTCCGCGATCCGTCGGCTTCCGGATGGCTCGCGCCAGGTGTTCATCCTTCACGACGTGGAAGGATGGACGCACGAAGAAATCGCCGACCGGCTCGGGCTGGTGGTCGGCACCTCGAAGTCGCAGTTGTCGCGCGCCCGCGCCGCGCTCCGGAGGATGCTCGATGGCCACTAA
- a CDS encoding SCP2 sterol-binding domain-containing protein, which yields MPSLFTPGGIARWQAHLNGSAVFAEAAAGWVGTLVLVASDVEPPSHTLVRVDDGRCTEARTADVADRDPADFVLAATTTTWLALIAGRTTPTMAAMTGRLHLEKGDLFALIPHAKAAAELLAAAAD from the coding sequence ATGCCATCCTTGTTCACGCCAGGGGGAATTGCACGCTGGCAGGCGCACCTCAACGGCTCGGCGGTGTTCGCCGAGGCCGCCGCGGGATGGGTCGGGACGCTGGTGCTCGTCGCCTCGGATGTGGAACCACCGTCGCACACCCTCGTCCGCGTCGATGATGGGCGCTGCACTGAGGCGAGAACCGCGGATGTGGCTGATCGGGATCCCGCCGATTTCGTGCTCGCCGCGACCACCACGACCTGGCTCGCGCTCATTGCCGGTCGCACGACCCCGACAATGGCTGCGATGACCGGTCGCCTCCACCTCGAGAAGGGCGACCTCTTCGCCCTGATTCCGCATGCGAAAGCGGCGGCCGAGCTTCTCGCTGCGGCCGCCGACTAG
- a CDS encoding aminoacetone oxidase family FAD-binding enzyme: MSTSPPLVAVLGAGAAGLLAAIHAAKGGARVVLLERTPDGGRKILISGGGRCNVLPSHLDTTRYVTASSPNSLRMILRGWPLEDQRLFFEEEVGLPLRLEEETGKLFPVANSARAVRDGLVRTAKAHGVDWQSGVEVTALDPLTPGWGISLAGGRTIRADAVIVATGGLSVPKTGSDGFAYGVPSARLGHTIHPTYPALTPLTLDPPIFADLAGVSLPVTIEAKNATERREASGGFLFTHRGYSGPAVLDISHVAVRGRLADEPPATITVQWTAYDAATWEAFLAPAVHQVGTVIRRELPTRLADRLLADVGIDPARKLSQLPRNGRKALVAALTRYPLPWSGDEGYKKAEVTGGGVALGEVQPATMESRIHPGLFLAGELLDAFGPIGGYNFVWAWVTGRLAGLGAVASMIDDR; this comes from the coding sequence GTGTCCACTTCACCTCCGCTCGTCGCCGTCCTCGGCGCCGGCGCCGCCGGGCTCCTCGCCGCCATCCATGCGGCCAAGGGCGGCGCGCGCGTCGTCCTGCTTGAGCGTACCCCGGACGGGGGACGCAAGATCCTGATTTCCGGGGGCGGGCGCTGCAACGTGCTGCCGTCGCATCTCGACACCACCCGCTATGTCACGGCCTCCTCCCCCAACTCGCTCCGGATGATCCTGCGCGGGTGGCCGCTCGAGGACCAGCGACTGTTCTTTGAGGAGGAGGTCGGCTTGCCGCTCCGGCTCGAAGAGGAGACCGGCAAGCTCTTCCCGGTGGCGAACAGCGCGCGCGCAGTGCGCGACGGGTTGGTGCGGACCGCGAAGGCCCACGGCGTGGACTGGCAGTCAGGCGTCGAAGTCACTGCGCTCGATCCGCTCACGCCCGGGTGGGGCATCTCCCTCGCGGGTGGCCGGACGATCCGCGCCGACGCCGTGATCGTGGCGACCGGTGGCCTCTCCGTCCCGAAGACGGGCTCGGACGGCTTCGCCTACGGCGTGCCCTCGGCGCGCCTCGGCCACACCATCCATCCGACCTACCCCGCCCTCACCCCGCTGACACTCGACCCGCCGATCTTTGCGGACCTCGCCGGCGTCTCGCTCCCGGTGACCATCGAGGCGAAGAACGCGACGGAACGCCGCGAGGCGAGTGGCGGGTTCCTCTTCACCCATCGCGGCTACAGCGGGCCGGCCGTCCTCGACATCTCGCACGTCGCCGTCCGCGGTCGCCTCGCCGACGAGCCACCGGCGACGATCACGGTGCAGTGGACCGCCTACGATGCCGCGACGTGGGAAGCGTTCCTCGCCCCGGCCGTGCACCAGGTGGGGACGGTGATCCGCCGGGAGCTGCCCACGCGCCTCGCCGACCGCCTGCTCGCCGACGTCGGCATCGACCCGGCCCGGAAGCTCTCGCAGCTCCCGCGCAATGGGCGCAAGGCGCTGGTGGCCGCCCTGACCCGCTACCCGCTCCCCTGGAGCGGCGACGAGGGCTACAAGAAGGCCGAGGTCACCGGCGGCGGCGTGGCTCTGGGCGAGGTCCAACCGGCCACCATGGAGAGCCGTATCCATCCCGGACTCTTCCTCGCCGGCGAACTGCTGGATGCGTTCGGGCCGATTGGGGGTTACAACTTTGTCTGGGCGTGGGTCACCGGCCGCCTTGCGGGGTTGGGCGCGGTGGCATCGATGATCGATGATCGATGA
- a CDS encoding acyl-CoA dehydrogenase family protein, which yields MTQPALPRRPAPSPVRPSPLVDVAALKALLDGPEVGVRDYVRQRLTDPRFAYVYGLSHHEYREVVLGWLRELAKDGLGALAVAPQYGGAGRPRDFLASFETLAFHDLSLTIKYGVQFGLFQGSVILLGTEWHHRTFLPSISSGELLGAFAMSELGSGSNVRDLETTATYDAATESFVIHTPHGGAHKEWLGNVACHGAMATVFAQLIVGGTRHGVHAFLVPIREASGAAAPGVRIGDTGIKEGLNGVDNGRLWFDQVRIPRLHLLDRFGHVAADGTYSSPIESPARRFFTMIGTLVGGRITIGLSALSAAKSALTIAIRYGNRRTQFGPEGGNVTKLLDYRTHQRRLLPALASSLVLDIALSRLVDRFAALQDGGGHEGESREVEGLAAGLKAYTAWLAQQAVTDARECCGGQGYLQVNRLAVLRGDIDVWTTFEGDNTVLMQLLAKGLLTGYKQEFAEMGVIRLLTRRARAALKAMNPVTARRDDEDHLRDPVQQADLLRYREERLLDAAARRLRAGMKKDPLGAMQDVQDHLMHLATAHVERVAFDAVQEEIERAQTSLRPLLMLVRDTFWASAVERDIGWFLMNGVVETPKAKAIRYLVNNCIQEMRPIAEQITQAFAIPDQVLAAPIAFDALPTRDA from the coding sequence ATGACCCAGCCAGCCCTCCCCCGGCGCCCCGCCCCGTCACCTGTCCGACCATCGCCCCTGGTCGATGTCGCGGCGCTCAAGGCGCTGCTCGACGGCCCCGAGGTCGGGGTTCGGGACTACGTTCGCCAGCGGCTCACCGATCCGCGCTTTGCCTACGTCTATGGGCTCTCGCACCATGAGTACCGCGAGGTCGTTCTCGGTTGGCTGCGCGAACTGGCGAAGGATGGCCTGGGTGCGTTGGCGGTGGCACCCCAGTACGGCGGTGCCGGCCGGCCACGGGACTTCCTCGCCTCCTTCGAGACGCTGGCCTTCCACGACCTCTCGCTGACCATCAAGTACGGCGTGCAGTTCGGGCTCTTCCAGGGCAGCGTGATCCTCCTCGGCACCGAGTGGCACCACCGCACCTTCCTCCCGAGCATCTCCAGCGGTGAACTCCTCGGCGCGTTTGCGATGAGTGAGCTCGGCAGCGGCTCGAATGTGCGCGACCTCGAGACCACCGCCACGTACGACGCCGCGACCGAGAGCTTCGTCATCCACACGCCGCACGGCGGCGCGCACAAGGAATGGCTCGGCAACGTGGCGTGCCACGGCGCGATGGCGACGGTCTTTGCGCAGCTGATCGTCGGCGGCACGCGCCACGGCGTGCACGCCTTCCTGGTGCCGATTCGCGAGGCCTCGGGGGCCGCCGCGCCGGGCGTGCGCATCGGCGACACCGGCATCAAGGAAGGGTTGAACGGCGTCGACAATGGCCGGCTCTGGTTCGACCAGGTGCGCATCCCCCGCCTGCACCTCCTCGATCGTTTCGGACACGTGGCCGCCGACGGGACGTACAGTTCGCCGATCGAGAGCCCGGCGCGGCGCTTCTTCACGATGATCGGCACGCTCGTCGGCGGCCGGATCACCATCGGCCTGTCGGCACTCTCTGCGGCGAAGAGCGCGCTCACCATCGCGATTCGCTACGGCAATCGGCGGACCCAGTTCGGCCCCGAGGGCGGCAACGTCACCAAGCTGCTCGATTACCGCACGCATCAGCGGCGACTCCTCCCGGCGCTGGCGTCGTCGCTCGTGCTCGACATCGCGCTCTCCCGCCTCGTCGATCGCTTCGCCGCCTTGCAGGATGGCGGCGGGCACGAAGGCGAGAGTCGCGAGGTCGAGGGACTGGCGGCGGGCCTCAAGGCCTACACCGCGTGGCTGGCCCAACAGGCCGTCACCGACGCGCGCGAATGCTGCGGCGGGCAGGGCTACCTGCAGGTGAATCGCCTCGCGGTGCTGCGCGGCGACATCGATGTCTGGACGACGTTCGAGGGCGACAACACCGTCCTGATGCAGCTGCTCGCGAAGGGACTGCTGACGGGGTACAAGCAGGAGTTCGCCGAGATGGGGGTGATCCGGTTGCTCACGCGGCGGGCCCGGGCAGCACTCAAGGCGATGAACCCGGTGACGGCGCGCCGTGACGACGAGGACCACCTCCGCGACCCGGTGCAGCAGGCCGACTTGCTCCGCTACCGCGAGGAACGGCTGCTTGATGCCGCCGCGCGCCGGTTGCGCGCCGGGATGAAGAAGGACCCCCTCGGGGCGATGCAGGATGTGCAGGACCACCTGATGCACCTCGCCACCGCGCATGTCGAACGCGTCGCCTTCGACGCCGTGCAGGAAGAGATCGAGCGGGCGCAAACCTCCCTTCGTCCGTTGCTCATGCTCGTCCGCGACACCTTCTGGGCGTCGGCGGTCGAGCGCGACATCGGCTGGTTCCTGATGAACGGCGTGGTCGAGACGCCGAAGGCGAAGGCGATCCGCTACCTGGTGAACAACTGCATCCAGGAGATGCGACCGATCGCCGAGCAGATCACCCAGGCATTCGCGATTCCCGACCAGGTGCTGGCGGCGCCGATCGCGTTTGACGCGCTGCCCACGCGGGACGCATGA
- a CDS encoding amidase encodes MSQHFDRRTFLGLATAAGLPIALADQLWADVVPPAANAPEAVLALRALTKEQLAAAEAVLGISFTDAEREMMLSTVDGTLASLAKLQQVPLPNSVVPALHFDPRPAGATAVGQPITARVPLRRPNPLVLPTTDSDLAFASAEQLGRLIRAGHVTSRQLVDRALARYAQFDPILKCAITLTPERARAQADALDAEAKRGSFRGPLHGVPYAAKDLFAVPGYPTTWGSPLFKEQRLEETAAVVERLDKAGAVLVAKSSLGEFAQGDVWFGGMTRNPWNTEQGSSGSSAGSASSVAAGLVPFAIGTETLGSIVSPCTRCGVSGLRPTFGRISRHGAMALSWTMDKVGPIARHAGDLALVFDAVHGADPRDPSTRTMPFRYEPDRSLANVRIGVHPSLVEPAAVALGTAARCLCGATARARRADQGGRNAHADHLARDAADRCDAHHPHGRGGRGVRRDHAHQSRRPDGAAESRCLAQHFPGGAHGVRGPVRPGQPRAHAPHAATRDTLRDGRRDHRADQCRIGADGDQSQRPSDGGGAERFFGAGSAAGDHVRGGAVAGGSGVAAGGGVATGERHPPASPAQVQLRSTSRS; translated from the coding sequence ATGTCCCAGCACTTCGACCGCCGGACCTTCCTCGGCCTCGCCACCGCCGCCGGCCTCCCGATCGCACTGGCCGACCAGCTGTGGGCCGATGTGGTCCCGCCGGCTGCCAACGCACCAGAGGCCGTTCTGGCACTGCGGGCACTCACGAAGGAGCAGCTCGCCGCCGCCGAGGCGGTGCTGGGGATCAGCTTCACCGATGCCGAGCGCGAGATGATGCTCTCGACGGTCGACGGGACGCTTGCCTCGCTCGCCAAGCTGCAGCAAGTGCCGCTGCCGAACTCGGTCGTACCGGCGCTCCACTTTGACCCGCGCCCGGCGGGGGCGACGGCCGTCGGTCAGCCCATCACTGCGCGGGTGCCGCTCCGACGACCCAATCCGCTGGTGCTGCCGACCACCGACTCGGACTTGGCGTTCGCCTCGGCGGAACAGCTCGGGCGCTTGATCCGAGCCGGGCACGTGACCTCGCGGCAACTGGTCGATCGCGCGCTCGCGCGCTACGCGCAGTTCGACCCGATCCTCAAGTGCGCCATCACGCTCACGCCGGAGCGGGCGCGTGCGCAGGCCGATGCGCTCGACGCCGAGGCGAAGCGCGGGAGCTTCCGCGGGCCGCTGCATGGCGTGCCCTACGCGGCGAAGGACCTCTTTGCGGTGCCGGGCTATCCGACCACCTGGGGGTCTCCACTCTTCAAGGAGCAGCGGCTTGAGGAGACGGCCGCGGTGGTCGAGCGGCTCGACAAAGCGGGCGCCGTGTTGGTGGCGAAGAGCTCGCTCGGCGAATTCGCGCAGGGTGATGTCTGGTTCGGCGGAATGACGCGCAACCCGTGGAACACGGAGCAGGGATCGAGTGGGTCCTCGGCCGGGTCGGCGAGCAGCGTGGCGGCGGGCCTCGTCCCGTTCGCGATCGGCACCGAGACACTCGGCTCGATCGTCTCGCCCTGCACGCGCTGCGGCGTGAGCGGTCTGCGTCCGACCTTCGGCCGGATCTCGCGGCATGGGGCGATGGCGCTCTCGTGGACAATGGACAAGGTCGGCCCCATTGCTCGCCATGCAGGTGACTTGGCACTCGTCTTCGACGCCGTGCACGGCGCCGACCCGCGCGACCCGTCGACGCGGACGATGCCGTTCCGCTACGAGCCCGATCGGTCGCTCGCGAACGTGCGCATCGGCGTACATCCCTCGCTTGTCGAGCCGGCGGCGGTTGCCCTCGGCACCGCAGCGCGCTGCCTATGCGGCGCAACGGCCCGTGCTCGACGCGCTGATCAAGGCGGGCGCAACGCTCACGCCGATCACCTGGCCCGAGACGCTGCCGACCGATGCGATGCGCACCATCCTCACGGTCGAGGCGGCCGCGGCGTTCGAAGAGATCACGCGCACCAATCGCGACGACCAGATGGTGCAGCAGAATCGAGGTGCCTGGCCCAACACTTTCCGGGCGGCGCACATGGTGTCCGCGGTCCAGTACGTCCAGGCCAACCGCGCGCGCACGCTCCTCATGCAGCAACTCGCGACACTCTACGCGACGGTCGACGTGATCATCGCGCCGACCAATGCCGGATCGGTGCTGACGGCGACCAATCTCAGCGGCCATCCGACGGTGGTGGTGCCGAGCGGTTTTTCGGAGCAGGGAGCGCCGCGGGCGATCACGTTCGTGGCGGCGCTGTGGCGGGAGGATCTGGCGTTGCGGCTGGCGGCGGCGTGGCAACAGGCGAGCGACATCCACCTGCGTCGCCCGCCCAAGTTCAGCTGAGGTCTACTTCGCGGTCTTGA
- a CDS encoding agmatine deiminase family protein, with protein sequence MPAEWAPHRGTWLSWPHRESSWPGNFFPVPYVIAEMIRHLAPGEEVHVNVADDAMEAEARAVLAEAKVPTANVFFHHFPTNDAWCRDHGPIFVQRDANGTREQLILDWGYNAWGGKYPPYDLDNEIPRLVAEEYGIARLSPGMILEGGSIEVNGEGVLLTTEACLLNPNRNPELSKGDIEQSLKDHLGVQKILWLGEGIVGDDTDGHIDDITRFVDPHTIVTVLEDDPSDENYALLLANLMRLEAMTDVDGEPFRIVTLPMPRPVVYEDQRLPASYANFYIGNEVVLLPGYDAERDEIARATLQALFPTRTVVVIDCTALIWGLGAFHCLTQQGPE encoded by the coding sequence ATGCCAGCGGAGTGGGCGCCTCACCGGGGCACCTGGTTGTCGTGGCCGCACCGCGAATCGAGCTGGCCCGGGAACTTCTTCCCGGTGCCCTACGTGATCGCGGAGATGATCCGCCACCTCGCTCCTGGCGAGGAGGTGCACGTCAACGTGGCCGACGACGCCATGGAGGCGGAGGCGCGTGCGGTGCTCGCCGAGGCGAAGGTGCCGACCGCGAACGTTTTCTTCCATCACTTCCCGACCAATGACGCCTGGTGTCGCGACCACGGCCCGATTTTCGTGCAGCGCGACGCCAACGGCACGCGCGAGCAATTGATCCTCGACTGGGGCTACAACGCCTGGGGTGGCAAGTATCCGCCGTACGATCTCGACAACGAGATCCCGCGCCTCGTCGCCGAGGAGTACGGCATCGCGCGGCTGTCGCCCGGGATGATCCTCGAGGGCGGCAGCATCGAGGTGAACGGGGAGGGCGTGCTGCTCACCACCGAGGCGTGCCTCCTCAATCCGAATCGCAATCCGGAGCTCTCGAAGGGCGACATCGAGCAGTCGCTCAAGGACCATCTCGGCGTGCAGAAGATCCTCTGGCTCGGCGAGGGGATCGTCGGCGACGACACTGACGGCCACATCGACGACATCACCCGCTTCGTCGATCCGCACACGATCGTCACCGTGCTCGAGGATGACCCGTCCGACGAGAACTACGCGTTGCTGCTGGCGAACTTGATGCGCCTCGAGGCGATGACGGACGTCGACGGCGAGCCGTTCCGGATCGTCACGCTGCCGATGCCGCGCCCGGTGGTCTACGAAGACCAGCGGCTCCCTGCCTCCTATGCCAACTTCTACATCGGCAACGAGGTGGTCCTCCTCCCCGGCTACGACGCCGAGCGGGACGAGATCGCCCGTGCCACGCTGCAGGCGCTCTTCCCGACCCGCACGGTGGTGGTGATCGACTGCACGGCGCTGATCTGGGGGTTGGGGGCGTTTCATTGCCTGACGCAGCAGGGGCCTGAGTAG
- a CDS encoding DUF4097 family beta strand repeat protein: MMIARAAPAAATATAAGYRDPLDVEMAYEVRLPEGAALQVATVDGDVHVSDLTGKATITTVDGDVIVSGRAPESISTVDGEIDVTMDEMPKAGMHYRTVDGAITVRVPSGVGLDVSGSSVDGTFSSDFPLTTSGKWGPRQFRGTLGDGGPALRLSTVDGAIRLQKR, from the coding sequence ATGATGATCGCACGAGCTGCACCGGCCGCCGCGACCGCAACCGCAGCCGGATATCGCGATCCGCTCGATGTCGAGATGGCGTACGAGGTGCGGCTCCCCGAGGGTGCGGCGCTGCAGGTGGCCACGGTCGACGGCGACGTTCACGTCTCCGACCTGACCGGGAAGGCGACCATCACCACCGTCGACGGCGACGTCATCGTCTCCGGGCGGGCGCCGGAATCGATCTCGACCGTCGACGGCGAGATCGACGTCACGATGGACGAGATGCCGAAGGCGGGCATGCACTACCGGACGGTCGACGGCGCCATCACCGTCCGAGTCCCGTCTGGTGTCGGCCTCGACGTCTCCGGCTCCTCCGTCGACGGGACCTTCAGCAGCGACTTCCCGCTGACCACTTCGGGGAAGTGGGGCCCGCGCCAGTTCCGCGGCACGCTCGGCGACGGCGGGCCAGCGTTGCGGCTGAGCACCGTGGATGGGGCGATCCGGCTGCAGAAGCGGTAG
- a CDS encoding DUF4097 family beta strand repeat protein, translating to MRRTLLASLLVAAAPLAAQETRFTPTIAAGGTLALENINGPMVITQGTGRTAEVIVTKRVIKGDGSYVKAIMEESGGKVRICTIYTNRDPNRKTCKGENSSPSRGRDNYDQVEMRYEVRVPAGVLVDAESVNGNITATGLEASAALQSVNGAIIFSGTTASHLETVNGGIKAKFTKADWDGTLKVSAVNGGVDLVFPAGLDADISGETVNGGITSDFPVTIEGKWGPKSFNGKIGRGGRRLSIETVNGGITLKKG from the coding sequence ATGCGCCGCACCCTGCTCGCCTCCCTCCTCGTGGCCGCCGCCCCCCTGGCGGCCCAGGAGACCCGCTTCACCCCGACGATCGCCGCCGGGGGCACGCTCGCCCTCGAGAACATCAACGGGCCGATGGTGATCACGCAGGGCACCGGGCGCACCGCTGAGGTGATCGTCACCAAGCGGGTGATCAAGGGCGACGGCTCCTACGTGAAGGCGATCATGGAGGAGAGCGGCGGGAAGGTGCGGATCTGCACCATTTACACCAACCGCGATCCGAACCGGAAGACGTGCAAGGGGGAGAACTCCTCCCCGTCGCGCGGCCGCGACAACTATGACCAGGTCGAGATGCGCTACGAAGTGCGCGTCCCGGCCGGTGTGCTGGTCGATGCCGAGAGCGTGAACGGCAACATCACCGCGACCGGGCTCGAGGCATCGGCCGCGCTGCAGTCCGTCAACGGCGCGATCATCTTCAGCGGAACGACGGCGAGCCACCTCGAGACGGTCAATGGCGGCATCAAGGCCAAGTTCACCAAGGCCGATTGGGACGGCACGCTGAAGGTCTCGGCGGTGAATGGCGGCGTCGACCTCGTCTTCCCCGCCGGCCTCGATGCCGACATCAGCGGCGAAACCGTGAACGGCGGCATCACCAGCGACTTCCCGGTCACGATCGAGGGGAAGTGGGGCCCGAAGTCATTCAACGGCAAGATCGGTCGTGGTGGGCGCCGGCTCAGCATCGAGACGGTGAACGGTGGGATCACCCTCAAGAAAGGGTGA
- a CDS encoding carbon-nitrogen hydrolase — protein sequence MTTSRTVRVGLVQQRVGATPAGNLDRAIEGIRQAAAQGAQIICLQELFGWYYFCQREDHDFFQLAEAIPGPSTDRLSAVAKELGVVIVASLFERRAQGLYYNTAAVIDADGSYLGKYRKMHIPDDPLFYEKFYFTPGDLGFRSWDTKYGKIGVLICWDQWYPEAARLTAMSGAEILFYPTAIGWLPPEKAEYGERQQAAWETIQRSHAVANGCFVCSVNRTGHEVLPGSAADAPGIEFWGGSFIADPNGRILTKAGQDEEILVADCDLGNVDVVRTHWPFLRDRRIDAYGDLTRRYID from the coding sequence ATGACTACTTCGCGAACCGTCCGGGTCGGGCTGGTCCAGCAGCGGGTGGGGGCCACCCCCGCCGGCAACCTCGATCGTGCCATCGAGGGGATCCGCCAGGCCGCCGCCCAGGGCGCCCAGATCATCTGCCTGCAGGAGCTCTTCGGCTGGTACTACTTCTGCCAGCGGGAAGACCACGACTTCTTCCAGCTCGCCGAGGCGATCCCCGGCCCCTCGACCGACCGTCTCTCGGCCGTCGCGAAGGAACTCGGCGTGGTGATCGTCGCCTCGCTCTTCGAGCGACGCGCGCAGGGACTCTACTACAACACGGCCGCCGTGATCGACGCCGACGGCAGCTACCTCGGCAAGTACCGCAAGATGCACATCCCCGACGATCCGCTGTTCTACGAGAAGTTCTACTTCACGCCCGGCGACCTCGGCTTCCGCTCCTGGGACACGAAGTACGGCAAGATCGGCGTGCTGATCTGCTGGGACCAGTGGTATCCGGAAGCGGCCCGCCTCACGGCGATGAGCGGCGCGGAGATCCTCTTCTATCCGACGGCGATCGGCTGGCTGCCACCCGAGAAGGCGGAGTACGGCGAACGACAGCAGGCGGCGTGGGAGACGATCCAGCGAAGTCACGCGGTGGCCAACGGCTGCTTCGTCTGCTCGGTGAACCGGACGGGCCACGAAGTACTGCCGGGGAGCGCGGCCGACGCGCCGGGGATCGAGTTCTGGGGCGGCTCGTTCATCGCCGACCCGAACGGCCGCATCCTGACCAAGGCCGGTCAGGACGAGGAGATCCTCGTCGCGGACTGCGATCTCGGCAATGTCGACGTGGTGCGCACGCACTGGCCGTTCCTGCGGGACCGCCGCATCGATGCCTACGGCGACCTGACACGGCGGTACATTGACTGA